In Streptomyces paludis, the genomic stretch GCACGCCGACCGGTACACGACGGCGGACATCGTGGCGGCGGAGACGCTCATCGTCTCCGAGGCCACGAGCCGTCTCGACACACAGGCCGCCGTCGTCAGCCGCGACACGCTCGCCATGACTCTGTCCACCGTCGAAGCCCAGCACGGCGGCACCTTCACGTTCTCCTCCGAACAACGCGCCGTCCTCGAACGGCTACTCACGGCCGGGCACGGAATCGACGCCGTGGTGGGCATCGCCGGAGCAGGCAAGACCACGATCATGGCTACCGCCCGGCAGGCGTGGGAGGCCCACGGGTTCGTCGTCGCCGGAGCGAGCACGGCCGCCGTCGCCACCGCGAACCTCAAGGCCGAGGCCGGCATCGAGTCCCGTACCCTCGCGTCCTGGCTCACCGGCATCCGCAACGGCGGCGTCGGCCTCAAGGGCATTGACGTGCTGGTCGTGGACGAGGCCGCGATGTGCGACGACCGCGACATCGCCGAACTCCTCACCCACGCCGCGACGACCGGCACGAAAGTCGTCGGTATCGGTGACCCGAAGCAGCTGCACTCGCCCGGCATCGGCGGCAGCTTCGCCGCCGTCCACCACATCGTCGGCGGCCTTACCCTCAGCCAGAACTTCCGGCAGAAGGACGCGGTCGAGCGCCGGGCACTGGAGCTGTGGCGCGACGACCACCGCGTGGAAGCGCTCCGTACCTTCGCCGGCACCGGCCGCGTGCACGCCCTCGCGGACAAGGACGCCACACTCGCCGCGATGCTCACCGTCTGGGCCGACAAGCGCGCCGCGCACACCGACGACCACACCGCGGCGCGGCAGCTCCTCATGATGGCCGCCACTAACGAAATCGTGGAGGAACTGAACCTCGGCGCCCGGGCCCTGCGGAAGGTGAGCGGGGACCTCACCGGCCCGGAACACGTCTACGCCCTGCCCGGCGGCGGCGAACTGACGCTGTCCGTCGGCGACCAGGTTCTCCTTCGGGCCAACGACTACCGGGGCAAGCGAAGCCGTGGCGAGCATGAGGACGTGCTGAACGGCTACCGCGGAATCGTACGAGCCGTGGACGAGGAACGCCGGGTGCTGGTCGAGTGGCGCGAAAAGACTGCCGACGGCCACCGCGACGTCGCCGAATGGGTCGATGCCGACTACATCGCGCAGGGCGGACTCAGCCTCGGATACGCGATCACCGGCCACAAGTCCCAGGGCCTGAGCGTCCAGGAGGCCCTGGTCTACGGTCCCGGCGCGCAGGCGAACGCGCTCTACACGATGATGAGCCGTGACAAGAAGGAGTCCCACCTCTTCCTCCCGCTGTCCGTGTACGAGACGGACGCCGACCGCGCACGCGCTGGCGACGCGCTCACCGAGCAGGAACAACTCGACCGCGCTGTCGCGGGCCTCATCCGCGCGATCGAGAACGGCACCGAGGAACGCATGATCCTCACCGAACTCCCGAAGAGCGCCGTCCCCGCCCACGTCCGCCGGGCCGTAGCGAATCTTCCGACCCCGAGTGCCCCCGGCGGCTACGGCCCCTGTGACACGGACACCTCCGAAAAGGTTCCGGAGTACGAGGGCCAGCCCGCCCCGGCAGACACCGAGCGGCCCACTGAGATGGCCGCATCCTCGGAAACCGCGCCGACGGCCGATCGCCCGTACGCTCACCTCAACAACTCGGCTCTGCGTGACGCCGCACGCAAGGCTGCCACGGCTGCGCGCGCCACCACCACGGCGGCCGAGAAGGCCGAGGCCGCTGCCGATCGTGCCGAACAGCAAGCCTCCGCCGGGGCCGGTCCGAACACGCTTGCGCTCCACGACCGGCACCAGGCCGTGGCCGGCCGCGCCGAGGCAATCCGCGAAGTTCAAGCGCTGAACAGCACGATCATCGAACGCACTGCCCGACTGCACAGCGCACAGGCCCATCTCGAAGGACTCGAACGGCAGCTCGCCGCGACCGGCCGCTTCGGGCGCCAGGCGCTGCGAGGGGACGAGCGGGCCGCGGTCGAGGCAGAGCGTGAGGAACTGCTTCGTACGTGCGGGGAGACCGGACGGAAGTTGGAGCAGGGAAACGCACGGCTCCAGGAGGTTGCGCAGCAGGCCGGACCAATCGGTGAGCACGAAGCAGCGCTCACCGAAGCCGACTTGCAGGAGCGGGAGAAGGCCGCGCTCCTGCGAGGTGCCAAGGAGAAGGACTACCAGGCGTCCAAGCAGCTCCGAGCCGAGGCGACCAAGGCACGTAGCACTGCTCAAGGCAGCGTTTACCGAGCGACCAGCCTCCAGAAGGAGACGGCTCTGCGAGCCCAGAGTGCCCATCTGCGTGCTGATGCGGAAGAGGTCGCGACTCCGCAGCCCGAGTCTTCGTACGCCGACCACACGACGG encodes the following:
- the mobF gene encoding MobF family relaxase; this encodes MIGPSDEQVEYRLTGSHGCGKSTTVDAAPLVAAVEAKAEAAGTPVASLLANREAKRAFFRARGLIRTKGAARFTGFDAVEVAAAAGLDARDLYGEQALPRPAADEQVDYHLDASERPLVWIGNGLSEFGITPGSVLAPEHFQAARRLMHGEDPRTGQTLVEPKLAIAPAAKLPAAPLARAIRRAAAERSVDPVTLLDSKRKQDAFRRMESQLKRFGESHRVPASTLLKLADAVGIDAVGLYGEDALERAVAAEAGGRLDARALLRAVEARATETGRQPGDLFTSASAKRRYGQTAGEGERRLRDLPMDVREAVAMAKGAGLAPEDVWDAEEIKAALLEGRVQVGNFGADVTLDLAKSKSAFLAYAPEEIAAQVEGIYTAAGRESISALERWTAYGMRGRHGDGDEAKTVRTSGFSGWMMVHRAARPVDGAPYGDPHFHLHFTLANMVKGADGKWSTMAGGGRDLHRHTRATQSLMNARIRRELTDQFGISFRREVRTGAWEIAAIPEATIRLFSKRDSQVRDLLTKLGIDYDSATTRERTAASTASKAAKNGEAAGVADDVLRGYWQAEGRAAGDDPDAIAAGAMQQDRADQNPSLDELCAQVFDPKTGLTSHSKDFTHAAAIAAVLDALPYGVANAEEAEQLTNSVLRHAGYAVQLNPKGAQHFTHADRYTTADIVAAETLIVSEATSRLDTQAAVVSRDTLAMTLSTVEAQHGGTFTFSSEQRAVLERLLTAGHGIDAVVGIAGAGKTTIMATARQAWEAHGFVVAGASTAAVATANLKAEAGIESRTLASWLTGIRNGGVGLKGIDVLVVDEAAMCDDRDIAELLTHAATTGTKVVGIGDPKQLHSPGIGGSFAAVHHIVGGLTLSQNFRQKDAVERRALELWRDDHRVEALRTFAGTGRVHALADKDATLAAMLTVWADKRAAHTDDHTAARQLLMMAATNEIVEELNLGARALRKVSGDLTGPEHVYALPGGGELTLSVGDQVLLRANDYRGKRSRGEHEDVLNGYRGIVRAVDEERRVLVEWREKTADGHRDVAEWVDADYIAQGGLSLGYAITGHKSQGLSVQEALVYGPGAQANALYTMMSRDKKESHLFLPLSVYETDADRARAGDALTEQEQLDRAVAGLIRAIENGTEERMILTELPKSAVPAHVRRAVANLPTPSAPGGYGPCDTDTSEKVPEYEGQPAPADTERPTEMAASSETAPTADRPYAHLNNSALRDAARKAATAARATTTAAEKAEAAADRAEQQASAGAGPNTLALHDRHQAVAGRAEAIREVQALNSTIIERTARLHSAQAHLEGLERQLAATGRFGRQALRGDERAAVEAEREELLRTCGETGRKLEQGNARLQEVAQQAGPIGEHEAALTEADLQEREKAALLRGAKEKDYQASKQLRAEATKARSTAQGSVYRATSLQKETALRAQSAHLRADAEEVATPQPESSYADHTTVDHTLLSASPDPAQDAPPV